Proteins encoded in a region of the Populus alba chromosome 13, ASM523922v2, whole genome shotgun sequence genome:
- the LOC118053314 gene encoding uncharacterized protein, producing MIPACFSNPSTLSSTSQVPQNLVTCIYQTQLCNSPTYLTLTWSKSLFSHSLTIYAADSFSITISLYPSSFSFFRNKPGSKSLYLTHQYHYQRIKLYWDFTRAEFSHNSAEPESRFYIAISCDARLEFFLGDLHSELTRRSGLVMTRQIGHEPALLSRREHVFGRKSYVSRANFLGSKHEIGIECSGGMLVVKVDGEVSLVIKRLAWKFRGNERIYVGGLEVEFFWDVFNWVNNDNNGLGGGAHGHGVFIFQVGDGGVWPQMAGPEKRLMRKSMSMVGPTSTPPALSLSSPSPSCSSVLQWAEESSDCGRSSCSSSTSRSCGSNVGGFSLLLYAWRKD from the coding sequence ATGATCCCAGCATGTTTCAGCAATCCCAGCACACTCTCGAGTACCTCTCAAGTGCCTCAAAATCTCGTTACTTGCATTTACCAAACTCAACTCTGCAACTCACCAACCTATCTCACGCTCACTTGGTCAAAATCTCTCTTCTCTCACTCCCTCACCATCTACGCTGCTGATTCTTTCTCCATCACCATCTCTCTATACCCatcatccttttctttctttagaaACAAACCGGGCTCCAAATCCCTCTACCTGACCCACCAGTACCATTACCAAAGAATCAAGCTTTACTGGGACTTTACTCGAGCTGAGTTCTCTCACAACTCGGCTGAGCCCGAATCTCGATTCTACATTGCCATCTCCTGCGATGCAAGATTGGAATTCTTTCTTGGTGATCTTCACTCCGAGTTGACTCGGAGATCCGGGTTGGTCATGACTCGCCAAATCGGTCATGAGCCGGCTTTGTTGTCTCGGAGGGAGCATGTGTTTGGACGCAAGAGCTATGTGTCCAGGGCTAATTTCTTGGGGTCCAAACATGAAATTGGGATAGAGTGCAGCGGGGGCATGCTTGTTGTTAAAGTTGATGGCGAAGTTAGTCTTGTTATTAAGAGATTGGCATGGAAATTTAGAGGTAATGAGAGAATTTATGTTGGTGGGCTCGAAGTTGAGTTCTTTTGGGATGTGTTCAATTGGGTCAACAACGACAACAATGGTCTTGGTGGTGGTGCTCATGGTCACggtgtgtttatttttcaagtcGGTGATGGTGGTGTATGGCCTCAAATGGCTGGTCCGGAGAAGAGATTGATGAGGAAGAGTATGTCCATGGTGGGCCCCACATCGACTCCGCCGGCACTGTCGTTGTCATCACCTTCCCCGTCGTGCTCTAGCGTGCTGCAATGGGCGGAGGAGAGTAGTGATTGTGGGAGAAGTTCATGTTCTTCATCTACTTCTAGGTCGTGTGGGAGCAATGTCGGAGGGTTCTCTTTGTTGTTGTATGCTTGGAGGAAGGActga
- the LOC118053289 gene encoding uncharacterized protein → MMSFLQKPFSKFLHVLFFLLLMFIPSFFAFPPNSSATSFAAAEGNKEAEALLKWKASLDDNHSQAVLSSWVGSSPCKWLGITCDNSGSVANFNLPHFGLRGTLHSFNFSSFPNLLTLNLSNNSLYGTIPLEIGLLTSLNVLYLDKNNLTGLIPVSIGTLEHLSVLHLGGNKFSGSIPSSIGNMTMLTRLVLNMNNLSGSVPQEIGHLESLVELKLSSNSFTGHLPRDLCLGGLLVIFTAANNHFSGPIPKNLRNCTSLFRLRLDQNQLTGNISEDFGLYPNLNYVDLSHNNLSGELTWKWGSFHNLTSLKLSNNNITGEIPSELGKATGLQLIDLSSNLLKGTIPKELGQLKALFNLTLHNNHLFGVIPFEIQMLSQLQFLNLASNNLGGSIPKQLGECSNLVQLNLSHNKFIGSIPSEIGFLHFLGNLDLSGNVLAGEIPSQIRQLKQLETMNLSHNKLSGSIPTAFVDLLSLTAVDISYNELEGPIPKIKGFIEAPFEAFMNNSGLCGNASSLKPCMLLTSRRKSNKIVILILFSLPGSLLLLLTMVGCLYFRHQTSRERISFLEEQQSPLSFAVWGYEEEILHETIIQATNNFNFNNCIGKGGNGIVYQAMLPTGQVVAVKKLHPSREDELMDLRTFRNEIRMLIDIRHRNIVKLYGFCTLIEHSFLVYEFIERGSLKMNLSSEEQATDLDWNRRLNVVKGVANALSYLHHDCSPPIIHRDISSSNVLLDLEYEAHVSDFGTARLLMPDSTNWTSFAGTFGYTAPELAYTMRVNEKCDVYSFGVVTMEVIMGMHPGDLISSLSASAFSSSSCSQINQQTLLKDVIDQRIPLPENRVVEGVVNIIKIAFACLLANPQSRPTMRQVASELIARWPPLPKSFSAITLEDLMPQTTVTG, encoded by the exons ATGATGTCCTTCCTACAGAAACCATTCTCAAAGTTTCTCcatgtccttttttttctccttctaatgttcattccttctttctttgccTTTCCTCCTAATTCCTCTGCAACTTCATTTGCTGCTGCTGAAGGTAATAAAGAAGCGGAGGCTCTCCTAAAATGGAAAGCAAGTCTTGATGACAACCACAGCCAAGCTGTCCTGTCTTCTTGGGTTGGCAGCAGCCCTTgcaagtggcttgggatcactTGTGACAATTCTGGAAGTGTCGCGAATTTCAACCTTCCACATTTTGGTCTGAGAGGTACGCTTCATAGTTTCAACTTCTCATCCTTCCCCAATCTTCTCACTCTCAATCTCTCGAACAATTCACTCTACGGAACTATTCCACTTGAGATAGGATTGTTAACAAGTCTTAACGTTCTCtatcttgataaaaataatctcaCCGGTTTAATCCCAGTTTCTATTGGAACTCTGGAACACCTATCCGTTCTTCATCTAGGAGGTAACAAATTCTCTGGTTCTATTCCTTCTTCCATTGGGAACATGACTATGCTCACTAGACTTGTTCTGAACATGaataatttatctggatctgTTCCTCAGGAAATAGGACACCTTGAATCCCTTGTTGAATTGAAATTGTCTTCAAACAGTTTCACTGGCCATTTACCACGAGACCTGTGCCTTGGTGGGTTGCTTGTAATTTTTACAGCCGCCAACAATCATTTTTCTGGTCCAATCCCTAAAAACTTGCGAAATTGCACTAGTCTATTTAGATTAAGGCTTGACCAAAACCAATTGACAGGGAATATTTCTGAAGATTTTGGCCTCTACCCAAACTTGAACTATGTGGACCTCAGTCACAATAATTTGTCTGGTGAGCTGACGTGGAAATGGGGAAGTTTTCACAACTTGACGAGCCTAAAATTGTCAAACAATAATATCACCGGTGAGATACCATCAGAGCTTGGAAAGGCCACTGGACTACAACTGATTGATCTCTCATCAAATCTCCTAAAGGGGACAATTCCAAAAGAATTGGGGCAGTTGAAAGCGTTGTTCAACCTTACTCTTCATAACAACCATCTTTTTGGTGTCATTCCCTTTGAAATCCAAATGCTATCTCAACTTCAATTCCTTAATTTAGCTTCGAATAATCTTGGTGGATCAATCCCAAAACAACTGGGAGAGTGCTCAAATTTAGTACAGTTGAACTTGAGTCATAATAAGTTCATAGGGAGCATCCCATCTGAGATAGGCTTCCTGCATTTTCTTGGAAATCTAGATCTCAGTGGGAATGTTCTGGCAGGAGAGATACCATCACAAATTAGGCAATTGAAACAGTTAGAAACGATGAACCTCTCTCACAACAAACTTTCAGGTTCGATTCCAACTGCTTTTGTAGATTTGCTGAGCTTGACAGCTGTAGACATCTCTTACAATGAACTAGAGGGCCCTATCCCCAAAATCAAAGGCTTCATTGAAGCTCCATTTGAAGCTTTTATGAATAATAGTGGTCTCTGTGGAAATGCCAGTAGTCTAAAGCCTTGTATGCTTCTTACAAGCAGGAGAAAGAGCaacaaaattgtcattttaattcttttttctctcccgGGCAGTCTACTTCTACTACTTACCATGGTTGGATGTTTATACTTTCGCCACCAAACAAGTAGAGAAAGAATCTCCTTTTTAGAAGAGCAACAAAGTCCACTCAGTTTTGCAGTATGGGGCTATGAGGAGGAGATCCTACATGAAACTATCATCCAGGCCACTAATAATTTCAACTTCAATAACTGCATTGGGAAAGGGGGAAATGGAATTGTTTATCAAGCCATGTTGCCAACAGGTCAGGTGGTTGCCGTGAAGAAACTTCACCCATCAAGAGAGGACGAGCTTATGGATTTGAGAACTTTTAGAAATGAGATTCGCATGTTAATAGATATTCGACATCGAAATATTGTGAAGTTATATGGATTTTGTACATTAATAGAGCACTCTTTTTTAGTTTACGAGTTCATAGAAAGGGGAAGTTTGAAGATGAATTTATCTAGCGAAGAACAGGCAACGGACTTGGATTGGAATAGAAGGCTTAATGTTGTTAAAGGAGTGGCCAATGCATTATCCTATTTGCACCATGATTGCTCGCCTCCAATCATTCATCGAGACATTTCTAGCAGCAATGTTCTTCTAGATTTGGAATACGAGGCTCATGTTTCGGATTTTGGGACAGCTCGGCTCTTGATGCCTGACTCGACCAACTGGACCTCATTTGCTGGCACCTTCGGATACACAGCTCCAG AGCTAGCTTACACAATGAGAGTGAACGAGAAGTGCGATGTCTACAGCTTTGGAGTGGTCACAATGGAAGTAATAATGGGAATGCATCCGGGTGATCTCATCTCATCTCTTTCTGCATCTGCTTTTTCCTCCTCATCGTGCTCACAAATCAACCAGCAGACGTTGTTGAAGGATGTGATAGACCAACGTATCCCACTTCCTGAAAATCGAGTTGTAGAAGGTGTTGTCAACATTATCAAAATAGCATTTGCATGCCTGCTTGCCAATCCCCAATCGAGGCCAACCATGCGACAAGTAGCTTCGGAACTCATAGCTCGATGGCCTCCGCTGCCAAAGTCATTCTCCGCAATAACATTGGAAGATCTGATGCCTCAAACAACTGTGACAGGCTGA
- the LOC118053291 gene encoding uncharacterized protein isoform X2, translating into MSVTKMAGICSLNPTTLMTIKRIHGIRCCSGATDNEKKSQTRTKTPQILKLVVSGVTELLRVFSFSGKERLEKVNNKDRDEISVSGIDDVIMILKSDYENAYFVTGVFTSAIYDEDCVFEDPTIKFQGTKLYSRNLKLLVPFFDSPSIGLQNIEKGVNSETYFVLARWKLRTYLKFPWRPLISIDGSTVYELDNKLKIVRHAESWNVSAVEAIGQIFTPSFDRPGE; encoded by the exons ATGTCTGTTACAAAAATGGCGGGAATATGCTCTCTGAATCCAACAACCTTAATGACTATTAAG AGAATTCATGGAATTAGATGCTGCTCAGGAGCAACAGATAATGAAAAGAAGAGCCAAACTAGAACTAAAACCCCACAGATTTTGAAATTGGTTGTAAGTGGGGTCACAGAGCTTTTAAGGGTTTTCTCCTTCTCAGGCAAAGAGAG ATTAGAGAAAGTGAACAATAAAGATAGAGATGAGATATCTGTTTCTGGTATTGATGATGTTATAATGATCCTCAAGTCTGATTATGAGAATGCTTATTTCGTCACAG GGGTTTTCACTTCAGCGATTTATGATGAAGATTGTGTCTTTGAAGATCCAACCATTAAATTCCAAG GTACTAAGTTGTATTCACGCAATTTGAAATTGCTGGTTCCTTTCTTCGATAGTCCATCAATTGGATTACAAAACATTGAGAAG GGTGTCAATTCCGAAACATATTTTGTGCTGGCAAGATGGAAACTAAG AACATACCTGAAATTCCCATGGAGGCCTCTCATTTCAATCGACGGAAGCACAGTCTATGAATTAGATAACAAGCTTAAA ATTGTTAGGCATGCTGAGAGCTGGAATGTTTCTGCAGTTGAAGCTATTGGTCAGATATTTACCCCTAGCTTTGATAGACCTGGTGAATGA
- the LOC118053291 gene encoding uncharacterized protein isoform X1: protein MSVTKMAGICSLNPTTLMTIKRIHGIRCCSGATDNEKKSQTRTKTPQILKLVVSGVTELLRVFSFSGKERLEKVNNKDRDEISVSGIDDVIMILKSDYENAYFVTAGVFTSAIYDEDCVFEDPTIKFQGTKLYSRNLKLLVPFFDSPSIGLQNIEKGVNSETYFVLARWKLRTYLKFPWRPLISIDGSTVYELDNKLKIVRHAESWNVSAVEAIGQIFTPSFDRPGE, encoded by the exons ATGTCTGTTACAAAAATGGCGGGAATATGCTCTCTGAATCCAACAACCTTAATGACTATTAAG AGAATTCATGGAATTAGATGCTGCTCAGGAGCAACAGATAATGAAAAGAAGAGCCAAACTAGAACTAAAACCCCACAGATTTTGAAATTGGTTGTAAGTGGGGTCACAGAGCTTTTAAGGGTTTTCTCCTTCTCAGGCAAAGAGAG ATTAGAGAAAGTGAACAATAAAGATAGAGATGAGATATCTGTTTCTGGTATTGATGATGTTATAATGATCCTCAAGTCTGATTATGAGAATGCTTATTTCGTCACAG caGGGGTTTTCACTTCAGCGATTTATGATGAAGATTGTGTCTTTGAAGATCCAACCATTAAATTCCAAG GTACTAAGTTGTATTCACGCAATTTGAAATTGCTGGTTCCTTTCTTCGATAGTCCATCAATTGGATTACAAAACATTGAGAAG GGTGTCAATTCCGAAACATATTTTGTGCTGGCAAGATGGAAACTAAG AACATACCTGAAATTCCCATGGAGGCCTCTCATTTCAATCGACGGAAGCACAGTCTATGAATTAGATAACAAGCTTAAA ATTGTTAGGCATGCTGAGAGCTGGAATGTTTCTGCAGTTGAAGCTATTGGTCAGATATTTACCCCTAGCTTTGATAGACCTGGTGAATGA